Proteins from a genomic interval of Chanos chanos chromosome 3, fChaCha1.1, whole genome shotgun sequence:
- the LOC115808730 gene encoding tripartite motif-containing protein 16-like — MPTTNRIMPESRKPEKLPLYEPNIPEPSSRADLLKYWINLSLDEKTANKVLWITEGGAKVSRMTEEVCPYLDRPERYEHSPQVLCKESVWGARGYWEVEYSGWVVIGATYEGAGRRGSDGPCGLGEIEESWGLGWAGSCYHAWHKGINQEIHEVPQRSTIGVYLDQPAGILSFYAVEPAAEGEGGSGRKEVKLLHRFKNPIKEKTLPGFWVGRQSSCLLLQKEE; from the exons ATGCCAACTACCAACAGAATCATGCCCGAGAGCAGGAAACCAG AGAAACTTCCACTCTATGAGCCCAATATCCCCGAGCCTTCATCCAGAGCGGACCTGCTGAAAT actggatcAATCTTTCTCTGGATGAGAAGACAGCCAATAAGGTGCTGTGGATTACTGAGGGCGGGGCCAAGGTGTCCCGCATGACAGAAGAGGTGTGTCCTTACctggacagaccagagagaTACGAACATTCTCCTCAG gtGCTGTGTAAGGAGTCCGTGTGGGGGGCGCGGGGGTACTGGGAGGTGGAGTACTCCGGCTGGGTGGTGATCGGCGCCACGTACGAGGGTGCAGGGAGAAGGGGGAGCGACGGACCCTGTGGGCTGGGGGAGATCGAGGAGTCCTGGGGTTTGGGCTGGGCTGGTTCCTGTTATCACGCCTGGCACAAAGGAATCAACCAGGAGATCCACGAGGTTCCGCAGCGCTCCACCATCGGCGTGTATTTGGACCAGCCCGCCGGGATCCTGAGTTTCTATGCCGTGGAACCGGCTGCGGAGGGAGAGGGGGGTTCTGGGAGGAAGGAGGTGAAACTGCTGCATCGGTTTAAAAATCCCATTAAGGAGAAAACACTGCCAGGGTTTTGGGTGGGGAGACAATCCTCCTGCCTGTTACTGCAAAAAGAGGAGTGA
- the LOC115808731 gene encoding tripartite motif-containing protein 16-like protein — MKPGKPANNQAEKTPVYEPHIPEPTCRAELLKYWIDLSLDEKTANKMLWISEGGSKVCRRTEEVCPYLDRPERFELSPQVLCKESVWGARGYWEVEYSGWVVIGATYEGVGRKGSDGPCGLGENEESWALGWSGSSYHAWYNCISKEIRGVPHSPVLGLYVDQPAGLMIFYLVEGGKESRGEREVRLLHRIQADIQKPVIPGFWVGINSSCVLLKKE; from the exons ATGAAACCTGGAAAACCTGCCAACAACCAAGCAG AGAAGACTCCCGTGTATGAGCCACACATTCCTGAGCCGACCTGCCGAGCGGAACTCCTGAAGT ATTGGATAGATCTGTCTCTGGATGAAAAGACTGCCAATAAAATGCTGTGGATTTCAGAGGGCGGGTCTAAAGTTTGCCGGAGGACAGAAGAGGTGTGTCCATATCTGGACCGCCCAGAGAGATTCGAGCTGTCTCCACAG gtgCTGTGTAAGGAGTCCGTGTGGGGGGCGCGGGGGTACTGGGAGGTGGAGTACTCCGGCTGGGTGGTGATCGGCGCCACGTACGAGGGCGTGGGCAGGAAGGGGAGTGACGGACCCTGTGGGCTGGGGGAGAACGAGGAGTCCTGGGCCTTGGGTTGGTCCGGCTCCAGTTACCATGCCTGGTACAACTGCATCAGCAAAGAGATCAGAGGAGTGCCACACAGCCCCGTGTTGGGCCTGTACGTGGACCAGCCGGCGGGACTGATGATCTTCTACCtggtggagggagggaaggagagccggggggagagagaagtcAGGTTACTCCACCGGATCCAGGCGGACATCCAGAAACCGGTCATCCCTGGCTTCTGGGTAGGGATCAACTCCTCCTGTGTGCTTCTGAAGaaggagtga